In the Paenibacillus sp. FSL R7-0337 genome, GCAGGACGGGTGGTCCGGTTAGCCGAACTGAAGTCTTGATTCAAAATCCGAGACAGAACGTAACCTAAGCAGGAGGTTAACATGAGCCCTTTTCCCTTCGAGATTATGTTTGAGAAGATGGATCTGTTGGAAAGATTGGATATTTCTATCCTGTGGGGACATTATGAAATTTCCGTTCTACGGTTTCATTTGACCTCTTTTCCGCCGGGGAGGGTCATTGATTTCCATAACCATGCTGAATTTGAATTTCATTTCATACCGCGGGGCAAGGGAACCGTCATTCTTGGCGATCAGCAGTATCCTTTATCGGAGGGAATGCTCTATTTGACCGGACCGGGAGTGATGCATCGTCAGGAAGCAGATGCGGAAGAGTCGATGGAGGAGTTATGTCTGCATATCCATATTGCGGAGAAGCCCCGGAACGATGCAGACCCATGGGAGGTTGCCGAAGCGGAGGAATGTGTGGAGAAGCTGAGGAGGCTGCCGCTTGTCCCTGCGCAGGATTATCACAGGGCGATGAAGTGTTTTCTGGAAGCCTATGAAGCCTGTGACGGCAAGCTTGCGGGATATTACACATCCATCAAGCATCTCGTGATCAGTATCTTGCTGAAGGTAACCAGAGCTTATGATACAGGCGGGATGGGAGCTGAGGCACCCGTAAGGGACATGTTAACCTACCGCTATCAATATGCTGTTCAGTACATGGAAGCGAATTATTCAGCCGCTGTGACGCTGGAGAATGTTGCAGAGAAGCTGAATATCAGCGCAAGACAGCTGCAGCGGATATTTAAGCAGATCGATCCGGATCAGACCTTCAGCCGGATTCTTGAAGAGATCCGGTTGAAGGCAGTGTGCAGCAAGCTTGAAGCCAGTAACCTGTCGATCGAACATATCGCGGAGTCCGAGGGGTTCACCACTGCGACCTATTTGCATTCGGTATTCCGCAAGCGGCTGGGCATGACCCCGGCTGCATACCGCAAGGCCCGAAAAATACATGAACAGTGAGGATGTGCGGCGATGAGCAAAGTGTATCGTGTTGGAGTGATCGGCTGTGGAGGGATTGCGA is a window encoding:
- a CDS encoding helix-turn-helix domain-containing protein, with the translated sequence MSPFPFEIMFEKMDLLERLDISILWGHYEISVLRFHLTSFPPGRVIDFHNHAEFEFHFIPRGKGTVILGDQQYPLSEGMLYLTGPGVMHRQEADAEESMEELCLHIHIAEKPRNDADPWEVAEAEECVEKLRRLPLVPAQDYHRAMKCFLEAYEACDGKLAGYYTSIKHLVISILLKVTRAYDTGGMGAEAPVRDMLTYRYQYAVQYMEANYSAAVTLENVAEKLNISARQLQRIFKQIDPDQTFSRILEEIRLKAVCSKLEASNLSIEHIAESEGFTTATYLHSVFRKRLGMTPAAYRKARKIHEQ